AAACTGTATAATGAATGATAACttgtatgttaaattttaaaattcatttaagcttaagttttgatatttttgtataatttataataaataaaaaattaatactaatataaattacagtgaataatttagtattcaatttaatttaatatatttttgtaacagtgATTCTCACGCACaaaggtaaatattttgattacaaattCCAAAAAATTGTGATATAATTCAAGCCAGGTGTTATCAATTAAGTAACTTATGAAATAAGTGTGGCAGTAAAGTTTTAACTTTGAACGATTTCGAAGAGcactcaaataaaaacatttttgtataaattatttatataaaaatatttttatcacaaatattCGCTCATAGCGATTACACTAAACCTAGATCGAGATTGCTTTATAATAGAAGTATTTTATAGAAGTAGTTATACAAAAGGTTTGacatttgtgtataatttaaaatttacttgcaGATATACTGTAAGATAACATATGTCAAAAAATCTTAGCAATTATACATGATACTAGccgtatttttgtataataagtaCTAAAGTTCGAATGTatattcattgatatatttttattcttaaactgttcatgattacatttttgattaataatcaCTCGTTTTGAAGGTACTGTTCATACGTATCGCTGGACGTGCATCGGGCGGGTGTCGCGGGGGACGGAGAGGGGCGAGGGGGCGCGCGGGCAACGCCGCGGCCATCGCTCTCAGGCCATGTCGTCGTTCTTGCCGTCGAGACGCTTCAGCTGAAATATACACGAGTgtcaaagttatattatatttacttattaatttttagttttctgtaataataagaaattcttaaaatattatttgtgtaaaataagtatgtgtttgttaaatatttaaattatgtgttatttttataactatcatACGAGCTTACGGTTTGTTCAACAGTCCACGCCGACGGCGCGGGGCGTCCAGAGTGCTTGTGGATAAACATTCGTATACAACACCGAAATTTCGATTTACATTTTTTcgtaattgaaaaattaaagagaaagactatttttaaatatgtttatatattaaattacaattgaaatcctttatatcttaaattatttttagtttaaaatcgtgataatattaattatatttaaatacaaatataccaaataaaaattgtcataGTAAATGTCATCACCTTTTTAAATATGCTCTTATggaataaattgaaacaaaatccAAATAGGGGGTTATATTACAGCACAGTCGTTACCTCCTTCTCATCGGCGGCAACGGGTCGGTAGCGTGGGGAGGGAGCGTCCGTCGGCGGAGCTGAGAAGCCGTGTACGTACAGCAGAGCCGCCGCCACGCCACCTGCCACCGGGCCCGCCCAGTACACCTAAGCAATACCACCGACCATCACTATTAGTATTTTACAAGAACTTGCAAAACAAGAAACGAGGTGGCCCACTACATGATATAAACGTGGGTCCAAGTGAGACAGACACCATTGAGTTTTCACAAGCTAAATTTGTCATATAAAATTCATCTCTTAAAGAAACCTGttgaaattcagccacatgggTGTCTCTTTATACCAGTAGTGGGAAGTAAGCGCAACGCTCTCTGTCAAATAACTGCTACATATAATCTAACAGCGGGAGtaacatactatatatattccaatattgttaatttaatataatcatataagtacttacaatataatatccGCTAGTTGCAATAAACTGGGCTTGATGACGTAATGCCTTTAATATTCGAGGGATAAAAGGTAAAACCAAAGAGTTCTAATAAAACAGAGGTGTATTACATTAGTATTCTACCatctaattaaaatgttatatataacgcGTGACCAAGGGCAAACTAAAAGTACCTTTCAAACACATTACAGTAAATGTACATTGATTTATAAGTTTTGTGTATTTAGTTATGTTTTAAGATAAGTCGGTggtataacaaatttataccTTTgtctaaatgtataaaaataataatgttgataGTAATTATAACTATAGTTTGCGAGTTAAAAGGTATTGTGTTCAAAAACCATATCAGAACGAATTAAAAAGCACTATGAACATCATTATTAGTTTAACTCTCGTGTAAGAAActaagcaaataatatatttatcatgaaTGATTTGGCTCAGACAAAGATTATAATAATCGTTGAAATAAGGTAGGATATCTCGCTCGGGAGCGTTTCGTATAAGCGTTATCGGGATTAAATATTCATCAAACGAAACTGATAATGTTCAACAAACTGCCAATATACCAAATCGATAGTTATATTTGTAACTCAAAATgctcttataaatttaaaaatatccgaGATGACAaaagttacattaataaaattaactgttatgtaatttaaaggGATCAgaatcaattttgttttattgcaacactatttaataataacagttataatttaaattttagaaaaaatgtgtGACAAAAGGAGTCCCTATATGTATACATCGATATAAAACTCAAATAACACGACGTCACAATACTTGTCCATATTATGTTAGTGCATATTTCCTACAAGTAGGCAACCTCGCTGtgattaataaacttatattttctaTCTCGTTTACATCAATTATGACTATATTAGTATTGCTCatggaatattttattcgtttgatATCGttcttgttttgtattttataacgaatagttatattcatatttaagagTAATGTATTTGACTTTTCGGTTATCTATTAGGTTATGCGATATTCaagtgaaaataaatagtatgtCTACGTCATCGTGCAAAATTGGGAAAGAGAAATTCGTGACTTAGAAACATCCGGGAATGAACCGGGATAGCCAACACCGTTACGTAACCATTTTTGTTTGGTGAAGGACAAGTCATTACAAATACAACCAACCTTAAAAGTGGCGAGGCGTAAAAAAGTTTAGTTTGAGATTGTTCtacttaaataacaattcaCAGATAACAATTAAAGTTGGCACACGTATGATTTTTTCTTGCTTTCCATTTGATGTCGTTTAATAGTAATAGAGGTACATTAGCTATTTGTACACGATGAGACGGTAACAGTTTCTTACCCAGTGATCAGCCCATTCGCTAGCCACCAGTGCGGAGCCGAAGGAGCGAGCCGGGTTCATCGCGGAGCCAGTGTAATCCACCGCCAGCAAGTGTCCCAGTGTTACCGTCAGGCCGATGGCGAGAGGGGCGGCAGCTTTGCTGTCAGGTTTGTTCGGGTCGCAAACCTGCAAATAAAACGACATTGTTATTCATACCAAGTAGCTGATAAAGTTATAAGTTAATGAGAGACTTTTCATTGTTTTGGTGAAATCTCCTGGaggttattttacttattaaatagtttaaaggtttttttatatttttttggattgggttcaataaatattatctaagtaGTAAGTAGTAAAGGTCTATtttgaacaataaatataagtaattttagcCAATAGCgtcttttttattagtttaaaggtctacaaaacCTCGACGTCCAAGGTTCAAACcctgaacaaaaaaataacattgttcgATATTGAAGATTACTTCGTTAATTTATAATCGAATACTAGATACCTAATTTTTAGAATTAGTTCGTGACACAGCGGAGTCACGCGAAACTGAAGTCGCCATTGCTTCTTATTTAGTCTCGGGTCATCGAACTATAGTGAATTGgtacaatataaaaactataacgcCTTACAACCAGTTCCTCTTAAAAAAGTACTCAAGACAAATGTATGAAGTATGaaggtataaatataaagtgaaCTTTACTGTGCGGtaacaaagtttaaatattgCTCGTAGTACTAAGTATATTATGGGTTGAGCTGATGTATGACATCAtttgtacttttataatttaaaactattctttagcgatttcataaaaagtctatattgtataatatataatgaaaaaaatataaatgttttattttcatcatcGACGATTCTTGAATAGAAAGAACCTATAGATAGACTTATATGACACACACACAACTTTTCATATCGCAGCGTCATTTTGATTATTTTCCTCGTCATATAACAACAATGACACGACGGGAGGAATGAGATTTTCGGACAGGGAAGCTGCAGATGCGAGACGAGaactcataattatttttaagtcttgTAAAATGTAAGAATACCCATAACTTAAGTATTACAGTAATCCCATGTTAAGAATTATATGGTTGAAACAAAGTGTAACAGGCTGTTTCAAGGtgtaacttttataaaagaAGCTATCCTTTGTACTAGAACATatgatttgtaaaattttcttttgataaCTGTTTTTGTGTACGAATTATTCTTGCGGAACAATTAAAGCTTCATGTTGTTCTCCGAACGGATTGAAAACAACATCAACATTTTCAATATAGATACAATATTTAACAGATAATTTAGTCAATGAATAAATCCCGTGTCATTTACGtatgttaatgtttaaaacATTGATTTGTTTGCATGTAAATACCGTGAAGGTACCCCGCAcatgaatgttttaatatttcaatgagtGCAGATTAGCGGAGATTGTATCGGTTCAGTAATGACGTCCGTCACGGAAGCTAATGTTTTATTCCTATTCCAGTACTGtcattaaatcattaaatataaataaatgtgatgTCTTCGCTTGCAAATTAATCCGTTCTCTTAGCTTGCAATGGCTAATCTATGTATCAGAAATGTGCATAGGTATTGAGTGTGCGATCCTGttttaactgttttatttacgGATCGACTGATGATGTTTTGTTTtgtcatattgttttatatgtctTGAGTACATCAGTGCCTTAATAAAACGTTCATGTCATTGTAAATTAACGAAACGTTTATATAGTGGCGCAAACGAATCGCCTCTTAAATAAAGTAACCGGACATAAGTCAAATTATTCAGAGTCTCGACGCTATGCTTATAAACATATTCTTTACTACAAACTGCAAGACCCTCCCCACTTAACGTAGGATCTATAGATAGGTGTCTACATTGCTTTTACTACCGAGACACCGAGATAAGCTACCGTTCAATAcactataattatgtaaaacgaGAACATAGAGATTACAgagatatataaacaattaaacatacaaacatgATCCTGtttctaaaatttgtatattttgacttCTGTATTGACAATGTTTATACTTTTAAcacgtatttacatatatacttgctacatacatattaaaagtgTAAAAGATAAGACGATTTACTctgtaagattttttataacagtatTTTATCCTGTTATATATTTCCTTTTGAAAGCGTACAACAATTACAACCGTCTACAAAACCCGATCTCTTTAAATGACAGTTATAAAAAAGTGACAAAAACTCGAGCTGGTTCCGAGAAGTTTTAGACGCTGTTAACATTATCTTTATGCGAGgaaaaaatgatttttgatatcgtgttttattttgtatgacaATTATAATGAACTCAATCAATGTTATTTTCAATTGATACAATTGATACCGACGTaaacattcttaaatatatgataacactttattattatctaaataaacgTAAATAGAACGAAATTTGGTTGAAACGTAAGTATTACTaacctaatatataataacataataatgtttgtttgGGAAGCTGTGCTTTAGATAATTAAGGAGAAATCAACTTACTCCACAAACGACAAACACGAGGACAAATCCGAGGAAGAACTCAATTCCAAATCCTTGTAGTTGCGTCACATTCTTCCCGAGGCCCGTAACACCAAGTTTACCAGCAACCTCGTCTGGGGTAAATGCCTTAAGAAGTCCAGAACCGGCGGCAGCGCCCGCGCATTGAGCTATCACGTACAGGATTCCACGGACAGGTTTAATTTTTCCAGTGGCAGCCATACCAGCAGTAACAGCTGGATTGACGTGACCTCCTGATACATGTCCTATAGCctagagaataaaaaaaatacaataattaaatatttatttatgtaaacaaaaacataagttATGGTGACTCACAGAGCCGTTACTATTTCCAAGGGAAGGCCTAGAAACCTCAagagaaatgtaaataaatttaaaaataggggGGTGTTTGAAACGGTCGTATACGAAACTgagtaaagattttattttacagattgGGATATCCATGTTTGGTTAAGCTCATATgataatatactcgtataaatattataatattgcaattAGATGTCGTTTAATATGTTCCGACTGCAATGTTTCTGCAATTATacgatgttaaataaaaaattaaacaatacaatgGCTTATTAATCCGTGTCAACTTAAAACCAAGTTAAGTAAGGTTACGTAAAGATAACAGTATCTTATTTATGGCgtctcataataattattcagtaAATTTTTTACATATCGCATGAGATTTAAAATTCTTGCTTTGAGATAAAGAGATTTATGGTCAAGATTTATTATAGCCTACATTAGAGAACAACGGTCGGACAGATTTTTTCtctttgaatttgttttattttttaatgtaaaattagaaGTATTTCGCGCCTCCCATTGAACGCTAATGGTACTATGATACAATACagaaacagtaattattttttatagttattaatagtATAGTAGTTTACGTCATGGAATTCTCTTATTTCCTAGAAAATCATTAACATGTCAAATGTTGTAACAATCAATTCAGTGGCTTGGTGGGTTGATCACCTTTTAGcctttattgattataatattctcTACAATAATTCGTTTTGGAATAGATtcgaatgaataaaaaaaaaaaaacttcttactAAAGACAAATatagactaaatttaaaaacaattaacctAACAGCGTTTagccatattaaaaataaaaacaaaactttataaatagattttataaatgtctTTCTCTGTCATTTTGTTACCTCATCACGATTAAAGTACTGAACCATCGTAATTAAATTCCACTCGAGGTAGCCTGTGACTTAGATAAGGGAGGGGTTCGAGGGAGAAATAAATTTGACGTAGACAGAGCCTTGGGGAAAAGCTGGTATGAAAACGTGCATATAAACTAAAGGTTACGGTTTCGATTTCGGGTAAGCACTAATTTTCTAAACTGTGTAAGTGAAGCGTGGAGTGTAATGCTTAAAGTTTAATTCAAGCGTTTGCTTGGGTATCTACTTGccttttttaatacttttattaaaaaacattacgtACCGAAACAATGGCGAAGACAGATAGACCGAAAGCGAGCGCTATCAGTACGATGTCAGGCGCTGCGTCCACACCTTGCGAGATGTTGATACACGCTCCGCATCCGAACAAATTCAGCAACAAATTACCTGGACAACACGAGATTAGTACAATTAATTAGAAGAACTCTTTCTCTTaaatactacattattttaaagaatccTTTATCTTTAGTTGTGTCTGTAATaaggtacatattaaaataattacaatgatacaactttgtaattacaaattaatttggtttatagttttaatcaaacctatataatattggtatttttattacttgtaaTAAATTGGATATCCCTAACGTTCCATACATTCCTACTATAGTGTAatctttaaatttgtataagtaTATACGTTTTCTTGTAAGCTTTACTCCTCTGGCTAACTTAGTCTTCACATACGTTGAAGTGGTGATGTGGGCACGGTTTACTAAGACAGTTATcatcttcatttttaatatttgtcaattatgtgaatattatttataaaaaatatatttgtgccgtatcctgttttatttattcgtaagcGGATAATGGCTTTATTCGCTGCAcgtctattaaaataaactacaattaACTTAAAGATAAACATGCGTCATGCGTCTGCaggttgtaaaaaaatactcatcTAATTCCTCTATTTCGTCTTAAAGCAAATGTAGTATtgattatacttatttatattatattctcagtataaaatgttaatcGGTTTGCAAGATTCTTTCCgttgttttcatatattttaatgcaaattaGCTACACtttgtagttttaaataacactaacccatatttttttgttccaataatatttaattgaaaagcGATATTTATTTCGCCGTGTTCTGTCATCTCATTATCTAAAACTATTACTGTTGTacgttgatataaataaatatttacaacagagtatttttgattaaagttgaaggtttttatatgataatggTCAGTTTTACTCGACCACTTCTCGGTAATATCACGAGTCACGATCTTACTATCTGTGATTTTGATACAGTAGCCACTTATTAAGGCGTGGATAATACTTGAAGGGCTTCATAcagtacattaattatttttttctcggTAATCGTTACcggaaaaacttaaaaatgtaactatatATGGTAATctattcgtttaattatttttttaaatacgtaaaaaaatatgcaaagttTCAtctgaatttgttattattattcgctTTTTTTCCAAAGCTGTCTATaacaagatttttatttacgtttaaatattaagtaatataatactaaGGGAACCTACGAATTATTTTTgtagaacatatttttttgtgatttttttttacgaaattgaTACGCGAAAATCGCGATTGCCCCAAATAAATCAGTGCTAAATGGTCTTTTGACCCTTTTCTCCACAAACACAGAGCACAGGGGCATGAGGTTTCAGTGCGGCATATTTTGTGGCAAAATATTCTATTCTGGATAAACCCagagtttaattatttagttagtaaTTTCATTTCccttaaaaatctattatgtaTTCCCTGAGATACGAATACaatcagaaaatatatattttaattcatacatGTAGAAAGTATTATACAGTAAGGTATAAGGTATACATTTTTGGCTACCGGCACTAACATTATACATAGTAATAAAATCCAAAAAAGGTTCTTCTCTTAGATGAAAGCTTCGAGATTTTCATGAAACTGTTTTGCTATGCAATTAACAACTAATTCAAATATCTACCAATACTGGTATAGTATTCACTATTTAATTTTCACTTAACGACGTCGAGATTGTCACGTgctgcttttattttatatatacatatgtataaatgtatgtatgtatgaatgtgtAAGACAGCTTACCAATAAATTCAGCGAGCAACGCTTTGCTAATACCCTTCGCGCCTCCGGAGAGTTCATCCAGTCCAATCTTGTTGCCCAATTCACCCATCGTTCTGAAACGAAACAggaaatagaaattttaaaaacgtgAAATGTTTTGATGTGTTTACTCATGTAAAcatgtaattgttattaatatattatagaaaacgaTAATGTTGATTATGAAGAACATTCTTGGAACTAAAATTGCAGTGGATTAGCTAATTTGTATAATTCCCGTGACAATGGTAAATTAGTTCCAACCGAAATGCAGTTACGTATGTTACATAATGACACAGTTTTTTAAACATCAACGTGGTAATCACCAGGTTGTTTACGccaacttttaataatatttaaattaaaaaaccaacAGAATTTCGTTTTTTCAGACCAATCAGTACTGTCTGTATGTCTGAACTCGATAAACtcgaaaagtatatttaattatatgtttaaacaaGGGAcgtattagtaatatattacgTTCCTCTTTTAGACATAATTGGTGGTAGACTTTGTACAGCCAGTTTGGtgaggtaccacacactcatcagatattctatcccccaaacagcaatacttagtattggctccgtttgaagggagagtgaaGGCACAAGGttggaatgcttaatatttcttacagcgccaatgtctgtggacggtggtgaccatttatcattaggtggcccatttgccagttcacctacctatattataaaaaaaaagataaatttaccCACACTAACACGAATATTCGAATGataatgagccgagatagcTCAGTGGTTATGTTAGTTGTAATGGTAGCAGACGTTAATCGTAatcgaagattgcgggttcaaccgTACCTTTGAcgtatttttacatacattgtaTCAATACCtatcataatatgtattatagtattataatatcgtTTACCCGGAAAAccatatatgtacctatatatataatataatgtaccgTTATTTCTCGGAAAACAACATATTATGCGGTGATATTCAAACTTTTTTAGTGGTCCACCGCGTAAACCAGCTCATAACGTTTCATTTGCTGTTATACTATAACCATGCCTCTTACaatgcttattttaatttaaagaactaAGTGtaaactgaaatttaaaaaattaaataaatcactaaattgtaattgatattataacCTAAAATtccaaaaacatttcatttcaaataccGTTTCCatgtatgtacgtgtatatCGTTGTCTCgtataacgttttatttttagtccTGATAGTggagattttaatttaagttcgTCGAGCGTCACTCAGTTTCCGTTAGTTAACTGagattaaatttgattaagagaataatttaaaaatagtgctCTTCCTTCTTTTTCCATTTTACCCTCTTAACTctttaacaaatacaaatgCTATACATCTAGCAGCGTGTAGTGTACCATGATGGAATAGTAGAACCTTTCCTGGGTTTGGCCATTGGCACATTTACGGTTATATAAAATTCTAGCTTCACCCCTAATACTAATGGACTATTGTCATATCAATAAAGtcagtgttatttaatttgtaggTACGTATTGGTATAAAtggaattaattttcattagacaaatattttgttgtttaacgTAAATAGCATTTACATTTTTGTAAGATTctaaaacgatataaaataattattacattgatACATCCggcttatataattattataataataagtgcCTTTCGAAACTCTatctaataaatgtatattacaacGAGTCACTTTAAATATCACATTCGTGAATACTGTTTTTGAATCCGAAAACTCAAATcgtaaacaataatttcttaacTATTTTGACGTCtatgttatataagtatatatatatatatatattatatttttacctttaGATTTGaggtaattgttaattaattacaacaaataCTGCAATTGTGTATGACAATTGCTAGTTCTGATATTATTACCTactattgaaaatgtattacaCGCGACCCATTTATtatgaagcaataatataaacttaatgcAATTCAGTGGAATGAGTATTCCCGAGAACGATGCGGGTCGCTGTTTCATTGAATCTGATAAATCTAGTTCTACACCAATTAACATTTTTTCACGCAAAGCGGTAAACTTACACAATATGACAATAGCGTTAACAAAGGGCCGTGTCAGGAACAATGTACTCGTGGAGCATAATGCGAGCGATAGGGAAATGAGCATGGGATTTGAACCggaagtaaattatattaattagaaagTGCCGCTATCATTGGCTGGAACAAAGCACGGTTCAGTTGCTATACGGGTATACTTAGAGGAACACTTCAGATGAAACGGTTCATGGTAAATTTTGTGTGATTCCGgacatttttaaagtttgtaGCGTAATGAGGCTAAATGACATTAAGTAGCGTGTATCCGACACTGACAAATTGCTTTATAAAgggcttctataataaaaacacgTGGGCGTTAAGAATCGACGTTCGAAGTTATGTACGACAGAATAATAGTCAGTGTCTGCAAAGAGAGAAAGcgtcatatttatttcaaaagacaAGTTATACATTTCTTAAAGTCAAAGAAATTATCTGTAATTGTTGGTTcttgaattgttatttaacaaGAGGTTAAGATGACGCTtcttgtagaaaaaaaaataacgaagcAAGGTCAGtggcatatgtatgtatgcaccAAAGGTTGGCAACGATCCATATATAAGTGCATCAGGATTCGTAAAAGGTTCGCGCTGTTTGCCGTGACCGAACATGTGACCTAAACGATTAAACTCAAACATTTTACCTTTCTCAAGTATCAATTATGCACCGATGACCTCTAAAATAAAACACGCTTTTTCCTCTTAAATACGAATTCGCAGAAAGCggaaattttattcatataaacacCTTTGGAGTTTGTAACCttcgtaaacaaaaaaaatgttagtaggCCAAGAATTATAAGTAGTTTCATTGTATCCTTGGTTTCATTCCCTATAGGTATTCGTATAgtctataaataacaaaattgctGCACTTCGAACGGAGGCCTGTATTACATCATTATGTAATGTTACAGCCAAGTCATGCTGGTAGTATTTGCGTTTGATTTAGATTTAGTTAGTCGCTTATATGATAATAACTTGCGACAATAGAGGAAGATACGTGAAGGTATTTCACGACAgcggtgtgtgtgtgtgctgtgtgaaatattgtaaatcgTAATTTGTACATgtagatgttaaaaaaaatatttagactaatAATAAGATagcatatacaaaaaaaaaaatgagttaattGTTCAGTGGTACCATGACTTATGTGTAAATCAATTTGTGTTTTACCATAATctgtttcaatttataattaaaatgtttttaaatggtTTATTCGGAATTATACTTTGTGACCTTTTGttacttatgaaaaaaaaagaaaattgaaattatctgattgatttttatattacggTGATCATTAATATACGTTAGGTAAACAACGTTGACGCGGCTGTGTTCTAGAAAGCTTTAATGAATATTGACTGTTAGGAAATATTCAGGATTTATGCCATTATGGTTTCGAGCTTGAAAAATATGTGAAGTGACTATGATTATAATGTCGTGATAGAATTGATTAGCGGCCATGAAAGTGCTATCAAAAAGTACAGTCgtgttttattgataaaaaataaattaggtctTCTCTTAGTCAGTCATTGTAGATTATTCTTTGAAATTATTGATCCACATAATATACacagtatttgaaattattgaTCCACATAATATACACTATGTAACTAaacttatatgtatagatttttatCAATAGTAAGGAATAAATAGcgaattaaagttattatttaaattaaaggcaATTAacaaatgttacaaataaatataaattccaattatttttcttttaaaaaggtttttttttcttataaaaacttaaaaaaaacatacaatttaataaacacaGACATAATAATTGTTGCTATTCATTAGTAAATCTATTTCATTTGTGGGTTTTATGAGACAAAATAATcaagttgaaattaatatttaaaatgataagtaTCGAAgttgtaattagttttttatatacctatgtcgTTTTATTTTGCGAACTCAACGATAGTCCAATAACTATTGTACAATTCTGACTACAAATAAAACACGAACTTTTTTCAACTGATAGAAACTTGGAAGATggctgtttaaaattttaatcaagcCGCCATTAGTTGACGCTTTGGTAATCGTGATTGTAAATGGTTCCCTGGACAGTGATTGCGTATTCTCATCGTGAATTGAATTCATT
This genomic window from Vanessa tameamea isolate UH-Manoa-2023 chromosome 5, ilVanTame1 primary haplotype, whole genome shotgun sequence contains:
- the LOC113392672 gene encoding aquaporin AQPAe.a, whose amino-acid sequence is MGELGNKIGLDELSGGAKGISKALLAEFIGNLLLNLFGCGACINISQGVDAAPDIVLIALAFGLSVFAIVSAIGHVSGGHVNPAVTAGMAATGKIKPVRGILYVIAQCAGAAAGSGLLKAFTPDEVAGKLGVTGLGKNVTQLQGFGIEFFLGFVLVFVVCGVCDPNKPDSKAAAPLAIGLTVTLGHLLAVDYTGSAMNPARSFGSALVASEWADHWVYWAGPVAGGVAAALLYVHGFSAPPTDAPSPRYRPVAADEKELKRLDGKNDDMA